One genomic region from Solanum stenotomum isolate F172 unplaced genomic scaffold, ASM1918654v1 scaffold21358, whole genome shotgun sequence encodes:
- the LOC125850990 gene encoding uncharacterized protein LOC125850990, translating to MDTNPWDKAIGRKPVVMKSFTNKGFDHLNKQLRPPFLLVKYVAHLTNQPDKTTVKIALQMCTILNLDRKNEKIKAVLIVGGGPTSVKLAAVITVDFPQKKVTLVQDGFRLLEFGMVKKQEYNVEVKLMQSVDMSNNTNSSGGNRTYFTSSGDTIREDCHFLCTGKPPGSEWLRETYLKDRINNFGRLKVDENLIIKDHRNKFVVGDITDIKVSTKLHISFFLKMSPF from the exons ATGGACACAAACCCTTGGGACAAGGCCATTGGCCGAAAGCCTGTTGTTATGAAAAGCT TTACCAACAAGGGTTTTGACCACTTAAACAAACAACTTCGTCCTCCCTTCCTATTGGTGAAGTACGTTGCACATCTCACCAACCAACCTGACAAGACAACTGTAAAGATAGCTTTACAGATGTGCACCATTTTGAATCTGGACAGAA AGAATGAAAAGATAAAAGCAGTATTGATTGTTGGTGGTGGACCTACTAGTGTTAAACTTGCTGCAGTAATCACTGTCGATTTTCCTCAGAAGAAGGTAACTTTGGTGCAAGATGGATTCAGACTACTAGAATTTGGAATGGttaaaaaacaagaatataatgTGGAAGTGAAATTGATGCAATCTGTCGATATGAGTAATAACACGAACAGCTCGGGTGGAAACAGAACATATTTCACCTCGTCTGGGGACACTATCAGAGAGGATTGCCATTTTCTTTGCACAGGAAAGCCACCGGGTTCAGAGTGGTTAAGGGAGACGTATTTGAAGGATCGAATCAATAATTTTGGAAGATTGAAGGTTGATGAAAATCTTATAATCAAGGATCATAGAAACAAATTTGTTGTTGGAGATATAACTGATATTAAGGTAAGCACTAAACTGCATATctcttttttcttgaaaatgtctCCTTTTTGA
- the LOC125850991 gene encoding putative disease resistance RPP13-like protein 1 produces the protein MRDKNHVDKLSLEWSESSSADNSQTERDILDELRPHKNIKEVEITGYRGTIFPNWLADPLYLKLVKLSLSYCKDCYSLPALGQLPSLKILSVKGMHGITEVTEEFYGSLSSKKPFNCLEKLEFEDMPEWKLWHVLGSGEFPTLENLSIKNCPELSLETPIQLSSLKRFEDSGSPKVGVVFDDTELFRSQLEGMKHIVELDISDCYSLTFFPFSILPTTLKSIEISGCQKLKLEQPVGEMSMFLEDLNCINVIV, from the coding sequence ATGAGGGATAAGAATCATGTTGACAAGTTATCTTTGGAGTGGAGTGAAAGTAGTAGTGCCGACAATTCACAAACTGAAAGAGACATTCTTGATGAGCTACGCCcacataaaaacataaaagaagtcGAAATCACTGGATATAGAGGGACAATATTTCCAAATTGGCTAGCTGATCCTTTGTATCTTAAGCTGGTGAAATTGTCTCTTAGCTACTGCAAGGACTGTTATTCCTTGCCAGCACTAGGACAACTCCCTTCTTTGAAAATCCTTTCCGTTAAAGGGATGCATGGAATAACAGAGGTGACAGAAGAATTCTATGGCAGTTTGTCCTCCAAAAAGCCTTTTAACTGTCTTGAGAAGCTTGAATTTGAAGATATGCCGGAGTGGAAGCTATGGCACGTACTAGGAAGTGGAGAGTTCCCTACACTTGAGAACCTTTCAATTAAAAATTGCCCTGAACTCAGTTTGGAGACACCCATCCAACTTTCAAGTTTAAAAAGGTTTGAAGATAGTGGTTCTCCAAAGGTTGGAGTTGTTTTTGATGATACTGAGCTGTTTAGATCCCAACTTGAGGGAATGAAGCATATTGTTGAATTAGATATTAGTGATTGTTACTCTCTTACCTTCTTTCCTTTTAGCATACTGCCCACTACCTTGAAGAGCATAGAGATATCTGGTTGCCAGAAATTGAAATTGGAGCAGCCAGTTGGTGAGATGAGTATGTTTCTCGAGGATTTGAACTGCATAAATGTGATTGTATAG